A genomic segment from Desmospora profundinema encodes:
- a CDS encoding TetR/AcrR family transcriptional regulator, which yields MGQVISYLHVNKFYRQVSSIAASSARQRVLEVACDLFYRQGIRSVGIDTIVEKSGVAKTTLYRHFPTKESLIIAYLEEHDQINWETFDKVLANHNGSPKEQLLAFIDATIEILEPEHHRGCAFLNALAEFSEENHPVHLIAIEYNRALRKRLARLSKQAGAEDDRLTDQLMLLINGAMASIPVYGFTGPTSELKTIATQLIESHLD from the coding sequence CAAGTGATATCATACTTACATGTAAACAAATTTTATCGGCAGGTGAGTAGTATAGCAGCATCATCAGCACGTCAACGAGTACTGGAAGTCGCTTGCGATTTATTTTACCGTCAAGGGATTCGTTCAGTCGGCATCGATACAATTGTTGAAAAATCTGGCGTGGCCAAGACGACATTGTATCGTCATTTCCCAACGAAAGAGTCTTTAATCATTGCTTACCTGGAAGAGCATGATCAAATCAATTGGGAAACGTTCGACAAAGTATTGGCAAACCATAACGGTTCACCAAAAGAGCAGCTGTTAGCGTTCATCGATGCTACCATTGAGATATTGGAGCCTGAGCATCATCGCGGGTGTGCTTTTTTAAACGCCCTTGCCGAATTTTCAGAAGAAAATCATCCTGTTCATCTGATCGCTATCGAATATAATCGTGCTTTGCGAAAACGGTTGGCCCGTTTAAGCAAACAGGCAGGCGCCGAAGATGATAGACTAACCGATCAATTGATGCTGCTTATCAATGGGGCTATGGCATCCATTCCAGTATACGGTTTTACCGGGCCTACATCCGAACTTAAAACCATTGCCACACAGCTAATAGAATCACATCTTGATTAA